A genomic segment from Juglans regia cultivar Chandler chromosome 14, Walnut 2.0, whole genome shotgun sequence encodes:
- the LOC108989679 gene encoding uncharacterized protein LOC108989679, translating to MATVMQISVGETQEDFADFILMAWGFWFRRNKMIHELVNLPPMQVMDFFFSKKGMQSAGLQIQGPSKSVIYRWSPPPTNWFKLNCDGALFFNHNKTGIGAILRDSHGFVLMALSRGEEEFLEPEIVEATAVLRGLQFCLNIGIQKLEIESDCKHLVEEVNNEAASYTSIRTIITEIRRLM from the coding sequence ATGGCCACTGTTATGCAAATTTCTGTAGGAGAAACACAAGAGGACTTTGCTGATTTTATTCTAATGGCATGGGGTTTTTGGTTTAGGAGGAACAAAATGATCCATGAACTTGTTAATCTTCCACCCATGCAagttatggatttttttttctcaaaaaaggGTATGCAGTCAGCTGGTCTGCAGATACAAGGTCCCTCCAAGTCTGTGATTTACAGGTGGTCCCCTCCCCCAACTAATTGGTTCAAGCTAAACTGTGATGGTGCTTTGTTCTTTAACCATAATAAAACTGGTATCGGGGCTATTCTTAGAGATTCTCATGGATTTGTTTTGATGGCTCTTAGTAGAGGGGAAGAGGAATTTTTGGAACCAGAAATTGTAGAGGCCACAGCTGTGTTGAGGGGATTGCAATTCTGTCTAAACATTGGAATCCAAAAACTTGAGATTGAAAGTGATTGCAAACACTTGGTTGAGGAGGTCAACAATGAAGCAGCTTCTTATACATCTATAAGAACAATTATTACTGAAATTAGAAGACTAATGTAG